CacactctatatatatatacctgaTAAAGACTCAGTAAATTGTTCTGACAACATATTGTTTTGGATGTAATATACCATAGAAAAAATGATCAAAACTGTGCTCATCTCCAAAGTTCAACATTAAGTTTAACTGACTGACTTAATgcaatttattgttattttgtgtaATTCCTGAAATCACATTCAGCATTTCATATCATGAAGGTATATGTATTTTAAAGTCAATAggttatatatttaattataaatgtaAGATGAGGTGGACAAATAATAaacttttgagaaatatttatagattatcgttgatcatctcaacgagattgatttttttGCTTGAGCCGAGACatcgaaagcgagaaaagcaatcgagttgagatgaccaatgataatctgtttatcgctattttacctatgacgacgatgtcaatttcattagcaacgccacgtgcctccttagtttatAGCGAtcattttccatctcaagcgagtagcatgatatgaaaaattatcacaaaaaaagatcaaaggaaaaattcacaaaatagcgataacaaAGATTACtcaattcaaaatagaaatatcTCCTTCCATCaaagtaaatacatttttaaaaataatgttaaatttatggTAAACATCCTATTTTCTCTTCTAAAAGACTTGAAaaacttgtttatttttcagttttcaatattaggacaaaaagtcaaaatTCAATATTCATCTGCAGAATGCCACAACAAAGCAAAGTAAATGATAATGTTAATTGTGACTACATCAAATACCAATCTTCATCGTGCTGTGTAAGTTCTACCATGCCTGTGAAAAGTCAATTAGTAAATATGTAACTATATAGGTAAATGAGGTAAGTAGGGTAGTATGtatgatatattaaatgtaatatgtAAAATGATTAACTCAAAAGCTTAATCTGATATTCATCTATTTTTCTTGCTGAATTTACAATGTGTTTTTTctagaaaatgtcaaaattactTCAACAATAAAAGGTATCTAAAATCAATAATGACTGAGGTCAAATAATCTGTAAAAACTTTTGAGTTATTCTAGTGTTTTGttattctatataaatatatagtgaAACCTGTTCAACCTGAACCCTGTGGAAACTAGAAACGTTTTTCAGACTCTTATATCAGCACATACACtaaaaattgtgtaaaaaaacTAGTCTCAGAAACATTATAAACCAAACATAAAATCAAAACAACCAAAGTCAAGAGTTACAGCACTTAATAGCCAAAGTTGTGACTGAGTGCAGAAATATTAAGATAGAAAGTTCTAGGGTGCTCGGTCTTTTACAAGTTTCACTGTTATATGAACACACATATAAGCTAAATAAGCTAAATTAAATACAACAATGAAAAACATGGGTTGCTCTCTTATTAAATACAACtaatgaattaaaattttgtcTAAAAAAATGATAAGGGTTTTTCCAGAATTAATTGTATGGAGGGAAGGAAGgcacttttattaaaatttgatgggTGGTGGTTATTTAAGAAAGATTGCTTGAACATatccaatttaaaatgtatgcattgTGGGGTCAAATAAAAAGTGTCTTCCTTCCccccatacatttatttttggaacaACCCTAAACACTGTactcaataataaatatatattgatacaatattgttatcaaaTTAATATGACCATACCAAATGTGTTGTAAGCAGATGTATGTGAAAAATCGAACAAAGAGTAGGACTGGTATCACATTCATCTAAATCCAGATTTTGACAGCTGATTGGATCAAAGAAAATAGTTTTGTAAGAcatcttaaaatttcattgatctatacaattttcaatttatttccacacatcccaagttttttttaaatgttgtcaaGAAGGTAGAAACTCGATCTCTTTTGCATGAGACCAAGTGGGTAGAGAGGGGCAGGGGTCATTCTTTCCCTTATTCAATATCCTGGATCTGCGGGCATCAGTTATGATAATTATAGATCTAATAGCTGCAAAAACTGCACAGAATCAAAATCCATTTGAAGGAAAGAAAAATTAGATTGAGTAAAAGATATgatatatgattatatataaaaaaaatgttgatgaacGTTTGAGTTATTTATGAAAAGTTAGAGAAAACACTGCTGAACACTAGCGAAAAGTATCTCACAGATATGTAATGTAATAATATTCATAGAATATATATGACTAAATTTTTTAAGTCCATAAGGTGtatcttcatacaaaatgtaatgAATCTCTTATTTGGAGTCCCTGagagaaattttacaaatattccATGAGTCAGGATGGAAGACACAGGTTAACCATAGTATACCCATACTTTGGAACAGGGATTATGATGTTTgtgtaaaataaatctttataagAGACAGAGTTTCTGTTTTCATTGCATCTATTGCACACAAAAATCAGTTATACAACCATCAAAAGAAACTGTACAGTCATGCACCTCTTTAATATATATTCTTGTTTCAAAGACCAAATTTAAGAGAAATAGTCCACAAAGAAGCAAAAGAAACATCCAGTTtggccatttcaattgatattttataatgtgtctttctatattgagatgttacactattgtttcagataagggtgtaAGTTTGCATGGTACTTTTACAACGTTTAAACCTCTAGGTCAGGAATCtgatattcagtagttgtcgtttgttgatgtgattcataagtgtttcccgttcgcaatttttatatatatcaaaacgttggttttcccttttgaatggttttacactagtaatttttgggaccctttatagcttgctgttcagtgtgagccaaagctccgagttgaagactgtactttgacttataatggtttacttttataaattgtgactgggatggagagttgtctcattggcactcataccacatcttcttagtttaaacatatttatttataccacatcttcttatatctaatctCTGTCAAGCAAAGACAATCCTTTTTTACCAAATAAGTTTAAAGTTCATAGTTTATAGTTTATAGTTTAATAGTCCATGCAGGAGCCACAAAGCATATGTGTCCTTTTTTAAGCAAAAGATTACAACATTTGAGCTGCATTAGATAGAAATCAACCTAATTTCTAATGAATATCAAAACTTATTTTGGGTAGAAAACATTTCTATGCAAAGTCTGTAAGTGTTTGAAAATTCAGTTGATATAAGAATCTACAAAACATACctaaattcattttcatttttatttgtttcaaatattccATTATCTATCaaagtttaatacatgtatatagacacttgcataaggtcgatttctatctgtTGTAGCtaagccaaaaaaaaacccaaaaaactaCAGTGCAATAAACAACACTCAAGTAAGTGAATTAAAACAGATACTAATATTAAGGGCTTTTCAATAGAATGTTATGTGCGCTTTTTGAAGGCATTTGAATAGAGATGTCTTTTGGAAGATATGTCTGGAACATATTAAAACTTTAAGTATAAAACTATATGGTATAATATTGCAATTTTTtgtcacttttattttttttataaaagtgcaATGTCAAAGACCCTCATATACTTTTCTTTCTAGAACAGCCCTTAGCAACTCATTAAGTCAGTCAgaggtactacttgtacaagttatttttatttacatgaaGATGTAAATAATAATATACTTAATATACACTTGGATAAGTATCTTACAATTTACCTATATAAGTATACTAATTTTTACTTCCTCgagtatttttaaaacaagaatgtgtcctcagtacacgaatgccccactcgcactttcattttctatgttcagtggaccgtgacattgggataaaactctaatttggcattaaaattagaaagatcatatcatagggaacatgtgtactaagtttgaagttgattggacttcaacttcatcaaaaactaccttgaccaaaaactttaacctgaagcgggacagacagacggacaaacggacggacgaacagacggaggGACGAACAgagggacgaacggacgcacagaccagaaaacataatgcccctctactatcgtaggtggggcataataaaaatgaTTTGTACAAGTAGTACCTCTGACTGAAGGAGGTATTAGTAATTTCTAATGAAGTAATTATTCCCTATCTCCTATTAGTGTCATGTTAGAACAACACTTGGGAATATGTACAACAAATGGTCAACTGTAAAAGTTATAAAACTACAATAAATAAGATGTGTTCAACAATTTCGTCAATAAATTGGTCAAAtaagtttctttcatttaaaacagcatagatttatttatatttatatctatatttatatcatGAAGATAAACTGAACAGAAGGGTTTTATCTCCCAtcccctatcttttcttttgtctgtttttaaaaattaaaattaacaacatttcttttaaatgaacaACTAAAACAACCTGTCAGATCAATATACTGTGAATTAAATTGATTCCATGCATTTGTTATTGCCTTTTCGATATGACAGACCAAAAGGTGAAAATAACTACTGTGATGACATGCTGGAAAAGCTGCATACTAATTTATGCGTCAGATTTTATATTGCAATTACTTAACAGAGGTAATTActtgcaataatttttgaatataCAGTATGCAAAAAATAAATGAGTCTATGTAGATTTGAAAATTCCAATCATTTAATCCTTGAATACCTACTTCTGAGCACACATTAATGTTAAGTTTTGTACTGCTGTTAGTGTAGAGAGATCATTCTGTCCTGTAATAAGATGTCTGTCTATAATCACATGTACTGCATCACAATCACTACCTACAAAAAAATTCAAACTCATTGCTTTATCATTATggagggggcaggacctttttcgagaccttgggatcgggtgtttttaagcttgggatttcaggattgaccctttcgggatcagggattatatttttttaaatttgggatctctggatttcatgtttttaagcccaggatttagggatcaggacccctcccaCCCCCACCCCCTAATTATGTAAGTAATAGACTTCTATTCAACACCTCCAATAGAATGAAATGTTTTTGGTGTATTACCTTAGCTACTTCACTCAGATGATTATAGAAATTCTGAAAGATTCCATGCATGATGATTTCacaaatcaataaactttgaaaaatataactttatacatgtagttcaaaAAATAATACACTTAGTTCAAGACAAATTTCATCCAGTTCAAAGAACTGTATTGCCAGTGTATAGAAGTTCATATTTGTAATGTCATGGCATATGggtttataaatgtataaattctTTGGTTTTGCCATGATGCTACTAAAACTAATGGAAAGATTAATTTTGAACAATATATGATTAATCCATAATGCAACATAAAATAACTTTGAAAAATACTCAATAATGTGCAATTTGAACTTGAAATATAAATAACCAGATTGTCCATGATTTAAACAGCTGCATAGTTTGTacattcaattgagaaaaaataatCTTGGACTAACTATTAACTAATTTTGACAATTTCTCAAGCAATATCTGATGTTTAACCTCTGAATTTCACATTTCTCATAAACACATTCATAATTTCATATAACTATTACATTAGTTTCAATGCAAATTTGAATCTATGCTTCATGAAATAGTTTTGAAATGTTCAATCTTACTACAATCTATACATtctaattactgtggattcattgatATTTGTTGGAGATCAATGTTCTGACATGGATTTCTTGGGTACAGGAGAACAACAAActtaattctaatgcaacaatgtttgtaacgttcattttgattggataacgtcactttcttacatggcatcaattgacaattgatgctatgggacgtacgcgcaagcgcagacggcatatgacagattttaaatacatgttttaacgttgttttctgtcagtttcattagaatggagataacaatattgtattttaagctctgacggcatcaattggggatttgatggtcgcaaatacccgtttactatctccgctaacgcgtcgccagtaaacttaatttgcgaccatcaaatccccaattgatgccgtcggagcttaaaatacaatacagttatctcctaaatgttCAATAAATTACAAGTTTCCTAAACTAATATATACAGACTTTGGAAAAACATCGAAATTAAATATCCAGAAAAATGCAAGTGTTTCTCAATCCACAAAAACTGTTTCTCACAAAAATAaacgaatccacagtatatgataTTTGATCACAAATATAGAATATTTTGATACAAACTAATATAACCAATTTAAGCCAtcatgaattatctcccctttgttAGTTCTATTGTGCATATTTTGTACCAATCTACTTCCCTCATTGTTCTTTGTTCAATTGTATTTTGTTTGCAATTGAACTTGAAAACACTTAAAATTTAGAAAAGACTTTATAAGATGAACGTTTTTCTCTATTAACCTGTAACCTAATCTATAATTTTCCAAGCTTCATTACTTGAAgtttaacaaaattaaacttacagTTATATTTTCCACCTAGGTCTTTTATTGTATCTTCTGTTATAAGTGGTAATGAAGAAAAGTCTGGACTTTTTGCTAATTCATATACTGATGGCTGAAACAATATATTACTATAGTTACCATTAGTGTCactactgtaaatttagaaatttttgcatgcatttgttattgcaattttgtcatttaaactaAAATGcaattcaaatatttgtaatattgagaaatatcctgtttaattcatattaaagatttcaaaatgcgagtttaaattattgcagttataaccctgttgcagttattttgcaatatttaaaacatcgcaataatttctgaatttacagtaaatacaaaacattaaaataactcaGATTTGATAAATTCTTTATTGCTCTTGTATCCTAATCCAAATTCTAAATTACTTTTTTATGCTTCTACttacttttggtttttttttattactcatGACAATTCATAGAATAAAATACTGatagttcattatttttttaaggatACCAGTTTTCATCGATTTCATGGTCATGATGGGTGCAGTTGAaccaaaaattttaattttcagtaaagtacaaattttcatatattttaaaagcttgtatgcagatttttttaaaataaaacatccaatatcaatgaaaatatattttttccatAATCCACTAAAATCTGCTTACGCCAACTTGTCTCTACATATAGAattaagagggtgtccatggaaaaaaccaggcagtggatggcacatgacatattttgttttcaatttgttttcatctatttcatatcacaaattcattctttctcaaagttaaattttgttttctattaactGCAAGAAGTaaggagaaaaaaaatacatagaatgcactgaaaattcattgaaaaggggagataactcttcattttgtacacAGTTTTGTTGCGttgttagtgaactttaaaatcattttctgagccatccactgttgattcaaaaatatcattgacatatatctcctttgtatgatatatacattgcattggaaccaaacattattaaagttggaaaaaaattatgttgtgccacacatatcataggatttgcctgatatttacttggacagcctcttaatAATACAATTCAAAGAAGGGATTCAGGAAAAGgactatactacatgtatactaAGTATCACAAAATAAAAGGTAGTCATCATAGAGTTAAAGGCATCAAATTAATTACCCCAGTTAAACTATAATCTTCAAATGACCattgtttgttttcttcttttgcACAAAACAAAGCAGCTACTCCTAAACCTATTGCACATATTgattctgaaaataaataattgataaaaagcTGTATCTGTaaacaagtatttaaaaaattagaaTCTCTGAAGGAAGTAAAGACTCAAATGGTAAAATTGCCCATTACTTTgatgtattttgtaaattttcctaaaTAATAACCACGTTCCTAAAGCTGGTAAAATAAGTGAAAATTCCTCAAATCATTCCATAATTAGCAGTGCGCAACTCCAATATACATTTATGTGGAATTATTCTAAAAAGTTTCCAGTTTAGGTTAAGAATCGAAAGAGGAATTGACTACAAAAAATATAGGCACACTTTCTAGGAAATCTTTTTTTCTGCTTCTATTTCATAGTTAACAATTCATTTGTTAAACCCAATATTTCTATATagtgtaaattaaaaatttaatattgcgaggtttttattattgcgaaatatgcgacagagttgtaaacacaataatttaaacttgcattttgaaatattttatatgaattaaacatgatttttctcaaaattgtaaaaattaaaatcacattttaagtctaaaatgacaaaatcgcaataataaatgaacgcaataatttctgaatttacagtatatgaaaACCAGACAATTCCAAGACTTCCTCCTGAATTCTGTCGAGTGTCAAGTGAAAGGTCAATTGATGTCTCAACATTATAGTAGAAAGAAGCATATTTTAGATAGCAAGGATTTCAATATGAAATCCGCATGGAAAAcgcaaaaagaaaaataaatatcgtGAATGATGAAGAAATGAGACAAATATAGAATTATGTCCTATATTGCTTGATGTTTATATCTTCAGAACTGGTACTTACTTTTTTCTTTGACAAAATGTCTGATAATAACAGCTAAGTCTTCattgtttgttaaatcatgtaaaGCACCAGGAGCAGCAGGTATCAGTAATGCTGAATATCTGTTAGctggagagaaaaaaaacagCATTTAAAATAATTGGTAGAAATTCTTCTGATATTTATTTTATGCAGTTTCAATATGAATTCTTTCTGAACATACTGCTTTTCATCAATCTTTTTCcatgttttaataatatttgaaacAATGACCTAATTAGTTCTGTAagcaggcctctacaataacctTTTTTTCAACTTATCCTGTAGGACAAGTACAtaacaaaatttacttgtccgagtgaaattgttacttgtccaaaaaatttctattaaaaataacctttttatatttttagttgattaataggaacaaaacgaatttaaacaaaAGACAGGATTTAGtgtatttcttttgatttgaaatacgtttcaaaaatatgagtcaagttcaactgaatctagtcatgtcacaggacttaggttctagttttTCATCAATGCCAGTCTCATCAGACTCTAAACATAAGGTaccatctgataggcctgtacactcattggatttgtatAATCCTGCTTTTTTataagttgaaaaaagtttattgaaatgcaatcaataaaaagaagaagataaggtatgattgccaatgagacaactctctgcaagagaccaaatgacacagaaattaacaactataggtcaccatattgtcagtattgtttttttcttcttatgatcaaatatgattttgtgaatttaatagtaaataagaaaaataaaaattttgtgaaaaaaataccaGTATGGTATTTGTTATAAtataaggaacagaataaggtagcaaaatgaggtactgatttgtcttggtccgGAAATGTCTCTTGActtgccaaactgtctatcaatcatgtctactaaTTTAAAATATGTCTCCTATctcctacggtgccaaactgtctattaaacttggagcaCAAACCTGTAGAAGTGAcgaactgtcctgtaaagttaccttatctacaaaacgcatcattgattcggatcagtaagactggtttccgagaatagtataccttttacctgttaaaaagtgcctgacaaagaaccagttaaaaattaccgattgcaagtaaacatgttgaagaaaaaggttttgcatttgaataaacagaatgcagaaacatgtcaaaataataattgttttcttgtttttagtttataattactttgttcatcaaagttggattaaatttattttcttctgaataattgtacttgtcccaagggacaagcttgatacagcttttacttgtccgaccttttttccctctggtaccggacaatcggacaagcgttattgtcgaggcctggtAAGGTATCATACATTATAATCAGAATAGCATCAAATGATATATGAAGtatttcaaacatgcatataaaaaagaagatgtaaatgattgccaatgagacaactcaaatAGTTTGATATTTCTTAGATTGTTAGAAAATTCTTGAATAATCCCTCTTGGGATTCTGTGCCCGACCTGTGCatcttcagtggcggatccagaaatttacataagtgggggcccactgactgacctaagaggcggcccgctccagtcatgcatcaatgattccctatataagcaaccaaattttttcccaaaaaggggggacccggccccccccccccctaaatccacctctgatCTTTGGATAAGATCCTTACATGACAAATGAAAACGATCTTCATCTTTCTGGTTTACATACTAATCATGCAGTTTTTAATATATctagaacaaaataaaaatttaatcaaaGGTAGTAGTCATCTCCCATTTACCAATAGAAGAAAGACAgatcaatttaaatataaatcatgATATAAAACGTTCAGTAatcacatgatttttttcatttcatagaTAACAGATTAAAACTTATTTGCCCAAAAGATAAAGGCAATCTTTATGTTGATAAGATCCAATATAGTGGATCACCAATGCTTCATTCCAGTTTTCAAGATTACCGGtaattttatgaatttgaatAACTCTTTGCTTTTTactattgaaaatatttagtttttagatAAATATTACTTCATTGTGTCTAACTAAAACTTCCTAATAATGAACATTGATGaataattactgtaaattcagaaattattgtgtgcatttattattgcgattttgtcatttttgacttatatgtgattttattttttacgattttgagaaaaatcctgtttaattcatataaaatagttCAAATTGTGAGTGTACATTATTACGTTTACAACTCcatcgcatttttcgcaataataaaaacctcgcattaatttctgaatttacagtaatcttCTTGGTCTGTCACACTGATATTAAGACaatattctgttttgtt
Above is a window of Mytilus galloprovincialis chromosome 7, xbMytGall1.hap1.1, whole genome shotgun sequence DNA encoding:
- the LOC143083207 gene encoding glutamine amidotransferase-like class 1 domain-containing protein 1 → MSASRVNCLLVLSSSSEGVSSESFRQAYNLASSNFNIQVASPNGKNIEFIQQDDNNRRWFNEFRSKSVSTPIGLETIDPNRYSALLIPAAPGALHDLTNNEDLAVIIRHFVKEKKSICAIGLGVAALFCAKEENKQWSFEDYSLTGPSVYELAKSPDFSSLPLITEDTIKDLGGKYNCSDCDAVHVIIDRHLITGQNDLSTLTAVQNLTLMCAQKHGRTYTAR